A genome region from Sander vitreus isolate 19-12246 chromosome 21, sanVit1, whole genome shotgun sequence includes the following:
- the LOC144536124 gene encoding cerebellar degeneration-related protein 2-like: MLNSGRMEEFVTEEEEPWYDQQDLEQDLHLAAELGKTLLERNKELEDSLQQMYITNEEQVQEIEYLSKQLEVLREMNEQHAKVYEQLDGTARELERTNHTLVMDSKGSQQKIERLTGTIETLQNQVESLSGQVEQLRSMEQLRVRREKRERRKTIHSFPCLRELCTAPRYEDEFVVGRAESFTVDVKHPPFEEENQHLREAVSALRAAARTERGRREGVERECNLLVAEFSRLQTRVQDAESCQARVRELEVELQELQQLRRARTFLLSSEDDGVGLTQTVLNSTPETDTFLEVEVGETGGGVREETEGGGGVGGEALPESSPVRKSCSDTALNAIVARDASGRRRGSYALHANSVRKRGMSILREVDEQYHALLEKYEELLGKCRRHEESLCHAGVQTSRPVSRDPSMKDCAMGATPAPPPTPTQSPSTPEAIESISKQVEAVDKRLGQNTPEYKALFKEIFSRIQKTKMDIKATKAAKASKSGKSGKSGKSGKQ; the protein is encoded by the exons ATGCTAAACTCAGGGAGAATGGAGGAATTCGTGACCGAAGAGGAAGAGCCGTGGTACGACCAACAGGACCTGGAGCAGG ACCTCCACTTGGCGGCAGAGCTGGGAAAGACTCTGCTGGAGAGGAACAAAGAGCTGGAGGATTCCCTGCAGCAGATGTACATCACTAATGAAGAGCAAGTGCAAGAGATCGAG TACCTGTCGAAGCAGCTGGAGGTTCTTCGGGAAATGAACGAGCAGCATGCCAAAGTGTATGAGCAGCTGGACGGGACTGCCAGAGAGCTGGAACGCACCAACCACACGCTGGTGATGGACAGCAAGGGCTCACAACAAAAGATAGAGAG ATTAACAGGGACCATTGAGACTTTGCAGAACCAGGTGGAGTCTCTCTCAGGGCAGGTGGAGCAGCTTCGCTCCATGGAGCAGCTCCGAGTCAGGCGGGAGAAGAGGGAACGACGCAAGACCATCCACTCTTTCCCTTGCCTGAGGGAGCTTTGCACAGCACCAAG GTATGAGGATGAGTTTGTAGTGGGCCGGGCTGAGAGCTTTACAGTGGATGTAAAGCATCCACCATTTGAAGAAGAGAACCAGCATCTGAGGGAAGCGGTGTCGGCTCTACGAGCGGCTGCCCGGACTGAGCGGGGTCGTAGGGAAGGGGTGGAGAGGGAGTGCAACCTTCTTGTTGCAGAGTTCTCCCGCCTGCAGACACGAGTGCAG GACGCTGAGAGCTGCCAGGCGAGGGTGCGGGAGTTGGAGGTGGAGCTacaggagctgcagcagctacGTCGCGCTCGGACTTTCCTGCTGAGCAGCGAGGACGACGGCGTAGGTCTTACCCAGACTGTCCTCAACAGCACCCCGGAGACGGACACGTTCCTGGAAGTTGAGGTCGGGGAGACCGGAGGAGGCGTGAGGGAGGAGACTGAAGGTGGAGGAGGTGTGGGAGGGGAGGCTCTCCCTGAGTCCAGCCCCGTGAGAAAAAGCTGCAGTGACACGGCGCTCAATGCCATCGTGGCCCGCGACGCGTCCGGCCGCAGGAGAGGCAGCTACGCCCTCCACGCCAACAGCgtgaggaagagagggatgTCCATCCTCAGGGAGGTGGACGAGCAGTACCACGCCTTGCTGGAGAAATATGAGGAGTTGTTAGGGAAGTGTAGGCGCCACGAGGAGAGCCTGTGTCACGCCGGTGTCCAGACTTCCAGACCCGTCTCCCGAGACCCGTCCATGAAAGACTGTGCCATGGGCGCCACCCCGGCGCCTCCCCCTACCCCCACCCAGTCGCCCTCCACCCCTGAGGCCATTGAGAGCATTAGCAAGCAAGTGGAGGCGGTGGATAAGAGGCTGGGACAGAACACTCCAGAGTACAAAGCCCTTTTTAAAGAGATCTTCTCTCGTATCCAGAAGACCAAGATGGATATCAAAGCCACCAAAGCTGCTAAAGCTAGCAAATCTGGCAAATCTGGCAAATCTGGCAAGTCTGGTAAACAATAA